The proteins below come from a single Chloroflexota bacterium genomic window:
- a CDS encoding Tm-1-like ATP-binding domain-containing protein, translated as MVQGGKTVVLLATLDTKGEETRFVKDTIEGRGLRTLVVDTGVRGAPAFAADVSRAEVAEAAGEDVIALAEARDRGRAAGVMGQGAAVVVTRLHAEGRLDGLLTIGGGTGSSIANPALVALPLGIPKMMVTVRSAIDYRTVFARKDVTVVYAVTDILGLNPVLRRILSNAAGAISGMVEQEYVEPLARPVVAVTSFGVTTPAAMRCREILLEHGFEVVVFPATGTGGMSLEELIDQGTVQAVLDLTTSELADELCGGSATAGPHRLEAAARMGIPQVVIPGAMDFVNFRSVEQIPSQYKDRLFYFHTPTTALMRTTAEENIILGGQVGERVGRSAGPAVVLIPMRGYSDYDHEGRVFWDPAADRAFVEGVRSSIGDRIPVIEVDLHVNDPDFAATAVERLVHLMASARAAGVAMA; from the coding sequence ATGGTGCAGGGTGGCAAGACCGTGGTCCTCCTGGCCACGCTCGACACGAAGGGTGAGGAGACGCGTTTCGTCAAAGACACGATTGAGGGGCGCGGGCTGCGGACGCTGGTGGTGGACACCGGCGTCCGGGGAGCCCCGGCCTTCGCCGCCGACGTGTCCCGCGCCGAGGTAGCGGAGGCGGCCGGCGAGGATGTGATCGCGCTGGCCGAAGCCCGTGACCGTGGGCGGGCGGCCGGCGTGATGGGGCAGGGCGCGGCTGTTGTCGTCACGCGGCTGCACGCCGAGGGTAGGCTCGACGGCCTGCTCACCATCGGCGGCGGCACCGGTAGCTCGATCGCCAATCCAGCGCTGGTGGCGCTCCCGCTGGGCATCCCGAAGATGATGGTCACCGTGCGCTCGGCGATTGACTATCGAACGGTGTTCGCGCGGAAGGATGTGACGGTCGTGTACGCCGTCACGGACATTCTCGGGCTCAACCCGGTGCTGCGACGCATCCTGAGCAACGCGGCCGGCGCGATCAGCGGCATGGTCGAGCAGGAGTACGTCGAGCCGCTGGCCCGGCCGGTGGTGGCGGTGACCTCGTTCGGGGTGACGACGCCGGCGGCGATGCGCTGCCGCGAGATCTTGCTGGAGCACGGCTTCGAGGTGGTGGTCTTCCCGGCCACGGGGACGGGGGGGATGAGCCTGGAGGAGCTGATCGACCAGGGGACGGTCCAGGCGGTGCTGGATCTCACCACCTCCGAGCTGGCGGACGAGCTTTGCGGGGGATCGGCCACGGCCGGGCCGCACCGGCTGGAGGCGGCGGCGCGCATGGGCATCCCACAGGTCGTCATCCCCGGTGCGATGGACTTCGTGAACTTCCGGTCGGTCGAGCAGATCCCGTCCCAGTACAAGGATCGCCTGTTCTACTTCCACACGCCGACCACCGCGCTCATGCGGACGACCGCCGAGGAGAACATCATCCTGGGTGGGCAGGTTGGCGAGCGAGTCGGTCGCTCGGCCGGGCCGGCCGTGGTGCTGATCCCGATGCGCGGCTATTCGGACTACGACCATGAGGGCCGGGTGTTCTGGGATCCGGCCGCCGACCGCGCGTTCGTCGAGGGCGTGCGCAGCTCGATCGGCGACCGGATACCGGTGATCGAGGTGGACCTGCACGTCAACGATCCGGATTTCGCGGCGACAGCGGTCGAGCGCCTGGTGCATCTGATGGCCTCGGCCCGGGCGGCGGGGGTGGCAATGGCCTGA
- a CDS encoding extracellular solute-binding protein, with protein MARQAFSRRSFMAGLAGISGAVVLAACSQPPAAPAKPAESKPADAAKPAAPAAPAQQTAAAAKPAAPTQSKVTVRLHERANNVVQGGAQYELFKPGGHLDKFKEANPNVEVVVEPLPPGTAEYGPKLLSLHMGGTIGDVVYGAVGSGSFQYVAANEMVYPLDDFVKGENFDLKQYLPNMVDALRVSDKGIGSGPLYGLPLLVHARDTVLFYNKAMFDQAGVKYPDGDTMSLEDLTQIAKGLVKKSSDGRVEQYGLIPVSDGTGSRGYLQFVCMVRAFGGELISEDGKKALFNSPEAKATWKYFWDLQYTHEVMPPLSAGQAVEVFMSGRVAMTTSAGNVAYTFDQKKDLNYGVTPMPKGPSGKRGSMYMGDAYLIPSLSKQKEAGWNLLKWMTNKESGVSMCGIGLCGARQDVYDDPRVKSNERQALFNRLVAEALPFRGPANLRQVEVNDVTHQVTSALWTGNAKADDAFANDANAKIQQVLDRPRL; from the coding sequence ATGGCGCGACAAGCTTTCTCACGGCGTAGCTTCATGGCCGGACTCGCCGGCATCAGCGGAGCGGTGGTGCTCGCGGCGTGCAGCCAGCCGCCGGCAGCGCCGGCCAAGCCGGCCGAGTCGAAGCCGGCCGACGCTGCCAAGCCAGCCGCTCCGGCCGCCCCTGCTCAGCAGACGGCCGCTGCTGCTAAGCCGGCGGCGCCCACCCAGAGCAAGGTAACGGTTCGCCTCCACGAGCGTGCGAACAACGTCGTCCAGGGGGGTGCCCAGTACGAGCTGTTCAAGCCCGGCGGTCACCTCGACAAGTTCAAGGAGGCGAACCCGAACGTCGAGGTCGTGGTCGAGCCGCTGCCGCCGGGAACGGCCGAGTACGGGCCGAAGCTGCTGTCACTGCACATGGGCGGCACGATCGGCGACGTGGTGTACGGCGCGGTCGGGTCGGGCTCGTTCCAGTACGTCGCCGCCAACGAGATGGTCTATCCGCTCGACGACTTCGTGAAGGGTGAGAACTTCGACCTGAAGCAGTACCTTCCGAACATGGTGGACGCGCTGCGGGTCAGTGACAAGGGCATCGGCTCAGGCCCGCTCTATGGTCTGCCGCTGCTGGTGCACGCTCGCGACACGGTGCTGTTCTACAACAAGGCGATGTTCGATCAGGCTGGTGTGAAGTACCCAGATGGCGACACGATGAGCTTGGAAGATCTGACCCAGATCGCCAAGGGGCTGGTCAAGAAGTCGTCTGACGGCCGGGTCGAGCAGTACGGCCTCATTCCGGTTTCGGATGGCACGGGCTCACGGGGCTATCTCCAGTTCGTCTGCATGGTGCGGGCGTTCGGCGGTGAACTGATCTCCGAGGACGGGAAGAAGGCACTGTTCAACTCGCCGGAAGCGAAGGCGACCTGGAAGTACTTCTGGGACCTCCAGTACACCCACGAGGTGATGCCACCGCTCTCGGCCGGCCAGGCCGTCGAGGTATTCATGAGCGGGCGTGTCGCCATGACGACCAGCGCTGGCAATGTGGCGTACACGTTCGACCAGAAGAAGGACCTGAACTACGGCGTCACCCCGATGCCCAAGGGCCCGAGCGGCAAGCGCGGCAGCATGTACATGGGCGATGCCTACCTGATCCCGTCGCTCTCGAAGCAGAAGGAAGCCGGCTGGAACCTCCTGAAGTGGATGACCAACAAGGAGTCTGGCGTCTCGATGTGCGGGATCGGCCTCTGTGGCGCCCGCCAGGACGTCTACGACGATCCGCGCGTCAAGTCGAACGAGCGGCAGGCGCTGTTCAACCGGCTGGTGGCGGAGGCGCTGCCGTTCCGCGGCCCGGCCAACCTGCGCCAGGTCGAGGTCAACGACGTGACTCATCAGGTGACGTCCGCCCTCTGGACTGGGAACGCGAAGGCCGACGATGCGTTCGCGAATGATGCCAACGCCAAGATCCAGCAGGTACTGGACCGACCACGACTGTAG
- a CDS encoding carbohydrate ABC transporter permease — protein MVVVTDRAAGPAAGVRGTATSRVRVDRLVLYVIAIALVVALTWPFFWAVSSSLKDAGEIYIRPPRWIPDEPRFFNYVEVWQVVPFGRFLWNSVLVTVLSMVGQVLSSTAVAYGFARFRFPGRGLLFGLALATLMLPREVTIIPLYLMFREIGWIDTLYPLWVPYWFAAGAGAFTIFLMRQFFMTIPYEYDQAAQLDGASSWWIFWRIILPLAKPALATAIIFAFLAHWNDFWGPLIFLNSPENFTLPLGLRWLQSTPADLGRPKEHLLLAAAIMATMPILTIYFCAQKYFVQGIVMSGIKG, from the coding sequence ATGGTCGTGGTCACCGATCGCGCGGCCGGGCCCGCGGCCGGCGTGCGCGGCACGGCGACGAGCCGCGTCCGGGTCGATCGGCTGGTGCTGTATGTCATCGCCATCGCGCTCGTCGTGGCGCTGACCTGGCCGTTCTTCTGGGCCGTCTCCAGCTCGCTGAAGGACGCCGGCGAGATCTACATCCGGCCGCCCAGGTGGATCCCGGACGAGCCCCGCTTCTTCAACTACGTCGAGGTCTGGCAGGTCGTCCCGTTCGGGCGTTTCCTCTGGAACAGCGTCCTGGTGACGGTCCTGTCGATGGTTGGGCAGGTGCTGTCGTCCACGGCGGTGGCGTACGGGTTTGCGCGGTTCCGCTTCCCGGGACGGGGCCTGCTCTTCGGGCTGGCACTTGCCACCCTGATGCTGCCCCGCGAGGTCACCATCATCCCGCTCTACCTGATGTTCCGCGAGATTGGCTGGATCGACACCCTCTATCCGCTCTGGGTGCCGTACTGGTTCGCGGCCGGGGCCGGCGCCTTCACGATCTTCCTGATGCGCCAGTTCTTCATGACGATCCCGTACGAGTACGACCAGGCCGCCCAGTTGGACGGCGCGTCGAGCTGGTGGATCTTCTGGCGCATCATCCTGCCGCTGGCGAAGCCTGCCCTGGCGACGGCGATCATCTTCGCCTTCCTGGCCCACTGGAACGACTTCTGGGGACCGCTGATCTTCCTGAACAGCCCGGAGAACTTCACCCTGCCGCTCGGGCTGCGCTGGCTCCAGTCCACCCCGGCCGACCTCGGCCGCCCGAAGGAGCACCTGCTGCTGGCTGCCGCGATCATGGCGACCATGCCGATCCTGACGATCTACTTCTGCGCCCAGAAGTACTTCGTGCAGGGCATCGTGATGTCGGGGATCAAGGGATGA
- a CDS encoding Tm-1-like ATP-binding domain-containing protein, translated as MSQRTIRRIAVLATLDTKAQEARFVADCIRRRGHEPWLVDLGIAGEPAFAGDTPREAVAEAAGTTVAAIGALQRAEAMEAAAVGAARLVQAMVGRGEVQTVLGIGGGTGTWLGTTVMRALPLGFPKLMVSTLGSRDGTTDIMVMPSVADVSGVNRLLGPILANAACAACGMAEGTDVELDTSRPTIALTMFGVTTRGGTLVRQFLEAAGCEVVVFHANGTGGRTMEDLVARGAFAGVLDWTTSEVTDEIAGGICTAGPDRLEAAAAHGVPQVVVPGAVDVINIHGAIPRRFARRTSHMHLPNVPLIRTSVRESREIGAFIARKLNAARGPVRVLIPEGGYSTLDVTGGPFEDRKANAAFVAALRADLRPEIPVEVLPDHINSEAFARAAAEAMLALVGRPSSALAGAR; from the coding sequence ATGAGCCAGAGGACGATCCGGCGCATCGCGGTCCTGGCCACTCTCGACACGAAGGCCCAGGAGGCGCGGTTCGTCGCAGACTGCATCCGTCGGCGCGGGCACGAGCCGTGGCTGGTGGACCTGGGCATCGCCGGGGAGCCGGCCTTCGCAGGGGACACCCCGCGCGAGGCGGTCGCCGAGGCGGCCGGCACGACGGTCGCCGCGATCGGTGCGCTCCAGCGCGCCGAGGCGATGGAGGCGGCAGCGGTCGGCGCCGCCCGGCTGGTGCAGGCGATGGTTGGGCGGGGCGAGGTCCAGACCGTCCTCGGGATCGGCGGCGGGACCGGGACCTGGCTGGGGACGACGGTGATGCGTGCGCTGCCGCTCGGGTTCCCGAAGCTGATGGTGTCTACCCTGGGAAGCCGCGACGGCACCACCGACATCATGGTGATGCCGAGCGTGGCCGACGTCTCAGGGGTGAACCGACTGCTCGGGCCGATCCTCGCCAACGCCGCCTGCGCCGCCTGCGGCATGGCTGAGGGCACCGACGTCGAGCTCGACACCTCCCGCCCGACCATCGCCCTGACGATGTTCGGCGTCACCACGCGCGGCGGCACGCTGGTCCGCCAGTTCCTGGAGGCGGCCGGCTGCGAGGTGGTGGTGTTCCACGCCAACGGCACCGGCGGCCGGACGATGGAGGACCTGGTGGCGCGGGGGGCGTTCGCGGGGGTGCTGGACTGGACCACCAGCGAGGTCACGGACGAGATCGCCGGCGGCATCTGCACGGCCGGCCCGGACCGGCTGGAGGCGGCCGCTGCGCACGGCGTCCCGCAGGTGGTGGTGCCCGGCGCCGTGGACGTCATCAACATTCACGGCGCTATCCCGCGCCGCTTCGCAAGGCGGACCTCCCACATGCACCTGCCGAACGTGCCGCTGATCCGGACCTCCGTGCGCGAGAGCCGTGAGATCGGCGCATTCATCGCCCGCAAGCTGAACGCCGCGCGCGGCCCGGTCCGGGTCCTGATCCCGGAAGGCGGCTACTCGACGCTGGACGTCACCGGCGGCCCGTTCGAGGACCGCAAGGCGAACGCGGCGTTCGTGGCGGCGCTGCGGGCGGACCTGCGGCCCGAAATCCCCGTCGAGGTACTGCCCGACCACATCAACTCCGAGGCGTTCGCCCGGGCCGCCGCCGAGGCGATGCTGGCGCTGGTCGGCAGGCCGTCGTCGGCGCTCGCGGGGGCGCGATGA
- a CDS encoding sugar ABC transporter permease, protein MTAVSHQPVRPRAGRLLNLQRREALTGLLWVSPWLVGFAAFTVIPMVASLAMSFTRFRPSRATEFVGFANYVRAFTEDPLFWPSLTRTFYYAGLTVPLVIVGALAVAMLMNQQLKMTSVLRTLMFLPFLTPVIASALLWRWMFQPDWGPINDLLWRLFRIEGPQWIYSEAMVIPSLALVALWAGIGGSRMIIFLAGLQNVPTELYEAAAIDGAGRWSRFWNVTIPMLSPTIFLNLILAIIGSFASFEFAYIATEGGPNFASWFFALHIWSNAFRYYDMGYGTALAWVMFVIVALLTWAQFALAKRWVYYAAENE, encoded by the coding sequence ATGACTGCTGTCTCGCACCAGCCCGTCCGGCCACGCGCCGGGCGCCTGCTGAACCTGCAACGCCGCGAGGCGCTGACCGGGCTTCTGTGGGTCTCGCCCTGGCTGGTCGGATTCGCGGCCTTCACCGTCATCCCGATGGTGGCGTCGCTCGCGATGTCGTTCACGCGCTTCCGGCCGAGCCGGGCGACAGAGTTTGTCGGGTTCGCCAACTACGTGCGGGCGTTCACCGAAGACCCGCTGTTCTGGCCCTCCCTGACGCGCACCTTCTACTACGCCGGGTTGACGGTGCCGCTGGTGATCGTCGGGGCCCTCGCCGTCGCGATGCTGATGAATCAGCAACTGAAGATGACGTCCGTCCTGCGGACGCTGATGTTCCTCCCATTCCTGACGCCGGTCATCGCCTCGGCGCTGCTGTGGCGCTGGATGTTCCAGCCGGACTGGGGGCCGATCAACGACCTGCTCTGGCGGCTGTTCCGGATCGAGGGGCCGCAGTGGATCTACAGCGAGGCGATGGTGATCCCGTCGCTGGCGCTGGTGGCGCTGTGGGCGGGGATTGGCGGCAGCCGGATGATCATCTTCCTGGCCGGACTCCAGAACGTCCCGACCGAGCTGTACGAGGCGGCCGCCATCGACGGCGCCGGCCGTTGGAGCCGCTTCTGGAACGTCACCATCCCGATGCTCTCGCCGACGATCTTCCTCAACCTGATCCTGGCGATCATTGGCAGCTTCGCCTCCTTCGAGTTCGCGTACATCGCCACGGAGGGCGGGCCGAACTTCGCGAGCTGGTTCTTCGCCCTCCACATCTGGTCCAACGCCTTCCGGTACTACGACATGGGATACGGCACCGCGCTGGCCTGGGTGATGTTCGTGATCGTGGCCCTCCTGACCTGGGCGCAGTTCGCACTCGCGAAGCGCTGGGTCTACTACGCAGCGGAGAACGAGTGA
- a CDS encoding haloacid dehalogenase-like hydrolase, producing the protein MHLVLWDVDGTLMNSRGAIRHARSTALRSVYGIEGEIRRVAGGGMTDPQLTLETVALHGWTEESALAHLDAFRDAYLAGLEEARASLAADLEVLDGVRETIERLHARGVAQSLLTGNYEPAARLKVSAAGLDTRLDFALGAFGSDNRDRLCLVPVALEKAQRLLDPAMIAADIVVIGDSPRDIACARAGGARAVAVATGPHPAEELATFHPDALLERLHDNDETIKALLGR; encoded by the coding sequence ATGCACCTCGTCCTGTGGGATGTCGACGGGACGCTGATGAATTCGCGCGGCGCCATTCGCCATGCACGCTCCACGGCGCTGCGCTCGGTGTACGGGATCGAGGGCGAGATCCGACGCGTCGCCGGCGGGGGCATGACCGATCCGCAGTTGACGCTGGAGACGGTGGCGCTGCACGGCTGGACCGAGGAGTCAGCCCTGGCCCACCTGGACGCCTTCCGGGATGCGTACCTCGCCGGGTTGGAGGAGGCGCGGGCGTCGCTGGCGGCGGACCTGGAGGTCCTGGACGGCGTCCGCGAGACGATCGAGCGGCTGCACGCGCGTGGGGTGGCGCAGTCGCTGCTGACGGGCAACTATGAGCCGGCGGCCCGGCTCAAGGTGAGCGCGGCCGGCCTGGACACGCGCCTGGACTTCGCACTCGGGGCGTTCGGCAGCGACAACCGCGACCGCCTCTGCCTGGTGCCGGTGGCGCTGGAGAAGGCGCAGCGCCTGCTCGATCCGGCGATGATCGCCGCAGACATCGTCGTCATCGGAGACTCGCCGCGTGACATCGCGTGTGCCCGAGCGGGCGGCGCCCGGGCCGTCGCCGTTGCGACGGGGCCACATCCGGCTGAGGAGCTTGCCACCTTTCATCCGGATGCGTTGCTGGAGCGTCTACACGATAACGACGAGACGATCAAGGCGCTGCTCGGCCGCTAA
- a CDS encoding phosphoenolpyruvate hydrolase family protein: protein MTLDHSFTRTEILDRLHASVAAGKPIVGAGCSAGIVAKAAELGGADFIVVYSTGRSRIMGLPTTQIGHSNTVTLEMFDEIENVVNNTPIVVGIEAQDPTCMSLQRLLDKFRTKGFNGLINFPGLGQVLDTRGTMREDVGLGFSREVELIKLARSQDFFTTAYAYNVEAARRLAAAGVDVQIAHAGWTTGGLSGRSTSGAPSLQQAADHCQAIFEVTRQENPDAILLAHGGPYDVPENVTKLYEMTDAVGFVGASSIERIPIERAVMDAVSSFKSAVLPRLQKVGAAV from the coding sequence ATGACGCTTGATCACTCGTTCACCAGGACCGAGATCCTCGATCGGCTGCACGCCAGCGTCGCGGCCGGCAAGCCGATCGTCGGGGCGGGGTGCAGCGCCGGCATCGTGGCGAAGGCGGCCGAGTTGGGTGGCGCCGACTTCATCGTGGTGTACAGCACCGGCCGCTCGCGGATCATGGGCCTGCCGACGACGCAGATCGGCCACTCGAACACGGTCACCCTGGAGATGTTCGACGAGATCGAGAACGTGGTAAACAACACCCCGATCGTCGTCGGCATCGAGGCGCAGGACCCGACGTGCATGAGCCTGCAGCGCCTGCTGGACAAGTTCCGCACCAAGGGCTTCAATGGGCTGATCAACTTCCCGGGCCTCGGGCAGGTGCTGGACACGCGTGGCACGATGCGCGAGGACGTCGGCCTCGGGTTCTCACGCGAGGTGGAGCTGATCAAGCTGGCGCGCAGCCAGGACTTCTTCACCACGGCGTACGCCTACAACGTCGAGGCGGCGCGGCGGCTGGCCGCGGCCGGCGTGGACGTGCAGATCGCGCATGCCGGCTGGACGACGGGCGGGCTGTCCGGCCGCTCGACCTCCGGGGCGCCGTCGCTGCAGCAGGCCGCCGACCATTGCCAGGCGATCTTCGAGGTGACCAGGCAAGAGAACCCGGACGCCATCCTGCTGGCGCACGGCGGCCCGTATGACGTTCCGGAGAACGTGACGAAGCTGTACGAGATGACGGACGCCGTCGGCTTCGTCGGGGCGTCGAGCATCGAGCGCATCCCGATCGAGCGGGCAGTCATGGACGCGGTGTCGTCGTTCAAGTCGGCGGTGCTGCCCCGCCTGCAGAAGGTCGGTGCCGCCGTCTGA
- a CDS encoding PLP-dependent aminotransferase family protein — MVWTFEPKHLLTSPDGTPRYEQIAAAIEAAIDRGDFGVGDRLPTVRALARQLDVSGASVAVAYSLLARRGRVSAQVGRGTFVTEPADTAVAPSPATIGDARTIRDMPRRASENSRSLLAASWRRRALRFSDRLRALSPEALVCTASWPDPVLLPVEVLKRAYVRVAEQLRAEDLQYTGPEPHPDLVQAVLPHLERDGVPVLADDLVVMSSIRQVLTLTLRVAPGVLGTSELIVGVEEPGHYTMYDTVESLGHRLVGVGVDAEGAIPESLDAVLKQGANVVVLTPRAHNPTGASWTSARRAALADVLASHPAALILEDDHFAGISNHVPGSLLADPRLDERVIYARSFSKAMGPDLRMTLVAARARLRAQLRDAKLVTDGWSPHMTQRALAAALNDPELEVVFSRARDSYAERRAAVSDALAARLPAGSVAPSADGVNVWLRLPEGSNLLDFIHDAAELGVLVSSGEPFYIRPGHANAVRLSISWVTLEEARQAGEILASAALTVDLVPVPIGV; from the coding sequence ATGGTCTGGACATTCGAGCCGAAGCATCTGCTGACCTCGCCCGACGGGACGCCACGCTACGAGCAGATCGCCGCCGCGATAGAGGCCGCCATCGATCGGGGCGACTTTGGTGTGGGTGACCGGCTGCCGACGGTTCGAGCGCTCGCCCGGCAACTTGACGTCAGCGGCGCTTCGGTGGCCGTGGCATACAGCCTGCTGGCGCGTCGCGGCCGGGTCAGCGCCCAGGTCGGGCGCGGCACGTTCGTCACCGAGCCGGCTGACACGGCGGTTGCTCCATCTCCGGCCACGATCGGCGATGCCCGGACCATCAGGGACATGCCACGGCGGGCGTCCGAGAACAGCCGCTCGCTGCTGGCGGCCTCCTGGCGCCGGCGGGCGCTACGCTTCAGCGACCGACTACGGGCGCTGAGCCCCGAAGCGCTGGTCTGCACCGCGAGCTGGCCGGATCCGGTGCTGCTGCCGGTCGAAGTGCTGAAGCGGGCCTATGTCCGCGTGGCCGAGCAGCTTCGAGCAGAGGACTTGCAGTACACCGGCCCGGAGCCGCACCCGGATCTGGTGCAGGCCGTCCTGCCGCACCTGGAGCGGGATGGCGTGCCGGTGCTTGCCGACGATCTGGTCGTCATGAGTTCGATCCGCCAGGTTTTGACGCTGACCTTGCGGGTAGCCCCAGGTGTGCTGGGTACCAGCGAGCTGATCGTGGGTGTCGAGGAGCCGGGCCACTACACCATGTACGACACGGTGGAGAGCCTGGGACATCGGCTGGTGGGCGTGGGGGTTGACGCGGAGGGCGCCATCCCCGAGTCGCTGGATGCGGTGTTGAAGCAGGGCGCCAACGTCGTCGTGCTCACGCCGCGCGCGCACAATCCAACCGGCGCGTCCTGGACGTCAGCTAGGCGGGCGGCGTTGGCCGACGTGCTCGCGAGCCACCCGGCCGCCCTGATCCTCGAGGACGACCACTTCGCCGGCATCTCGAACCATGTACCTGGTTCGCTGCTGGCCGATCCGCGCCTGGACGAGCGGGTGATCTATGCGCGCTCGTTCTCCAAGGCGATGGGGCCAGACTTGCGGATGACGCTGGTGGCGGCCCGTGCCCGGCTGCGGGCGCAGCTCCGGGACGCCAAACTGGTCACGGACGGCTGGAGCCCGCACATGACTCAGCGGGCTCTGGCAGCCGCCCTGAACGACCCGGAGCTCGAGGTCGTGTTCTCACGCGCGCGTGACTCATACGCCGAGCGCCGCGCCGCCGTCTCAGATGCCCTGGCCGCCCGCTTGCCGGCCGGCAGCGTGGCTCCGTCGGCAGACGGCGTGAACGTGTGGCTCCGGCTCCCGGAAGGCTCCAATCTGCTGGACTTCATCCATGACGCCGCCGAGCTTGGGGTGCTCGTGTCCAGCGGCGAGCCGTTCTACATCCGGCCCGGCCACGCCAACGCGGTCCGGCTCAGTATCAGCTGGGTCACGCTTGAAGAGGCACGCCAGGCCGGGGAGATTCTGGCGTCGGCCGCACTGACCGTGGACCTGGTGCCGGTCCCAATCGGCGTCTGA
- a CDS encoding aldo/keto reductase, producing the protein MTSEATSLQSIPWTTLGRTGIRTTKLALGTFGWGKVGPAIARVENERALVEVLRTAFEAGIRYVDTADQYQNEDDLGRLMPEANPPADLTIATKFGRGEFTADAFRAHAERSLKALRLEKLPLFFVHDPRGEEHMRQVLGPGGALEGLRKLQSEGLVGHIGIATQTIVPLQIAVESGEFDVIQFPRLYTLLLRVAKTSGLLAKAKAKNLGTVLAAPFAGNILATGAVENAVYSYQPAIPEVIDAVRKMEARCAELGTRLPVAACAFAYTEPLLDMTIIGMARPHEVAWNVAPFGANLTREQLDSIADAGAIDSDLLGGPDFVGSRPADRPVVR; encoded by the coding sequence ATGACGAGTGAAGCGACGAGCCTGCAGTCGATTCCGTGGACCACACTGGGGCGCACCGGCATCCGGACAACCAAGCTCGCGCTCGGGACGTTCGGGTGGGGCAAGGTCGGGCCGGCCATCGCGCGTGTCGAGAACGAGCGAGCGCTCGTCGAGGTGCTCCGCACGGCGTTCGAGGCCGGCATCCGCTACGTGGACACCGCCGACCAGTACCAGAATGAGGACGATCTCGGTCGCCTGATGCCGGAAGCGAACCCGCCCGCCGACCTGACGATCGCCACCAAGTTCGGGCGCGGTGAGTTCACGGCGGACGCGTTCCGCGCCCACGCCGAGCGGAGCCTCAAGGCGCTGCGCCTGGAGAAACTGCCGCTGTTCTTCGTGCACGACCCACGCGGCGAGGAGCACATGCGGCAGGTTCTCGGGCCGGGCGGTGCGCTCGAAGGGCTGCGCAAGCTCCAGTCGGAGGGCCTGGTCGGGCACATCGGCATCGCCACCCAGACGATCGTGCCGCTGCAGATCGCGGTGGAGTCCGGCGAGTTCGACGTGATCCAGTTCCCGCGCCTCTACACGCTGCTGCTGCGCGTGGCGAAGACGTCAGGGCTGCTGGCGAAGGCGAAGGCCAAGAACCTGGGCACGGTCCTGGCGGCGCCGTTCGCCGGCAACATCCTGGCGACGGGCGCCGTGGAGAACGCGGTGTACTCCTACCAGCCGGCCATCCCGGAAGTGATCGATGCGGTTCGAAAGATGGAGGCTCGTTGCGCCGAGCTCGGCACCCGCCTGCCGGTGGCGGCCTGTGCGTTCGCCTATACCGAGCCACTGCTGGACATGACGATCATCGGGATGGCGCGCCCGCACGAGGTCGCCTGGAACGTCGCGCCGTTCGGGGCCAACCTGACCCGTGAACAGCTTGACTCGATCGCCGACGCCGGTGCCATCGACTCGGATTTGCTGGGCGGCCCGGATTTCGTGGGCTCGCGACCGGCCGACCGCCCGGTCGTGCGCTGA